A region from the Brassica napus cultivar Da-Ae chromosome C8, Da-Ae, whole genome shotgun sequence genome encodes:
- the LOC111208893 gene encoding uncharacterized protein LOC111208893 produces the protein MDIPELPRRLYTSGEEPEAHNSISYHTDNSKLHTALRKALTDDEFEELKESSLGVFIKFKEQGFGWASRLVHYMLSFKLDIKKKYEMWSLVGPEPLRFSLLEFENLTGLNCEYIEDLETPKCDVTPEMVSFWGMLGVHLEAGPTTDQIIAALQRCGDWSREDRKRLAYLSIFTGFIEGRKFSTATRSTLARLVMDLERFENYPWGRVAFKVLMDSLWNKEIAGCYTVDGFIQVLQVWTYTAMPELGASIGGPRADSPSPPILAYEGSRGRRSMKAAILSQTRVINFVEKDISEMWPKWDSEVEDLPAENIIKVMYERRPWKWTMDCWEVTGTKVNTKPKVVTPSKKAKEMVVLEEEEEEEEDNPRPRKKARKEAPKVASEEAREEARGATPQDKQPTPLAKETGGRNKQATPQDKQPTPLAKETGGRNKQATPHANETVVSNQPPPHQTKQQPPPPQKKQQQPPPPQKKQPPPQKKQPPQIKERWLPEDTATEANSVNKTSKEIVAVTSTDHQPSLASTDQQPSLASTEPSDPVSEPSLVVLDKRAKSKRAKKPAPTVRSPYTAEKKKDKVAAYNPFPPVNKDRLKELADWLKTDPHYLTKTEDKPRTSPTRWYHFLRTARGWLEDCHIDAWINVLRQRYQENPQAFRSERMCFLDHNFSQSWREQYHLFKTSEPDHKGLGRVLPGGASYFYDGSIPSFCQSNKKWGEDIDDIYAPVNLDDKHWVAIWISIPKRHIVVWDSIPSSSVPDAWDAIMEPFLQMVPYLLVECAATDEIRVKYGLEPYTYERPLKGVPTANNGDCGVYTVKYIECHALGVSFDPKDFARCNAKKMRDNMAVDIWKELVDQHLKENVDGDKFVGLYD, from the exons atggatattccagaactcccccgtaggttatacacatcaggggaagaaccagaagcccacaatagcatttcgtatcatacggataacagcaagttgcatactgctcttaggaaagctcttactgatgacgaatttgaagagctcaaggagtcgagtttgggagttttcatcaagttcaaggagcagggatttggttgggcttcaaggctggttcactacatgctcagtttcaagctggacattaagaagaagtatgagatgtggtctctcgttggtccagaacctttgaggttttcactgttagagtttgaaaacctcactggtctaaactgcgagtacatcgaggaccttgagacaccaaaatgtgacgttaccccagagatggtttctttctgggggatgctgggagttcatctggaagctgggccaactactgatcagataatagcagcactgcagagatgcggggattggtccagggaagatcgcaagcggctcgcgtacctctccatcttcactggattcattgaagggagaaagttttcaaccgctacacgatctactctggcaaggctagtgatggatttagaacggtttgagaattatccatgggggagagtcgcatttaaggtgctgatggactctttgtggaacaaagaaattgctggctgttacaccgtggatgggtttatacaagttcttcaggtctggacgtacacagctatgccggaattgggtgctagtattggtggtcccagagcagacagtccgtctccaccgatactggcttacgagggcagcagaggccgcagatcaatgaaagctgctatcttgagtcag acccgcgtgatcaactttgttgagaaggacattagtgaaatgtggccaaaatgggactctgaggttgaggacctgcccgcggagaacatcattaaagtcatgtatgagcggagaccgtggaagtggaccatggattgctgggaagtcactggtactaaggtcaatacaaaacctaaggttgtgactccatcaaagaaggccaaagagatggttgtgttggaggaggaggaggaggaggaggaagacaatccaagacctcggaagaaagctcgtaaagaggctcctaaagtggctagtgaagaggctagagaagaggctagaggg gctacccctcaagataaacagcctacccctcttgccaaagaaaccgggggtagaaacaaacaggctacccctcaagataaacaacctacccctcttgccaaagaaaccgggggtagaaacaaacaggctacccctcatgccaatgaaaccgtggttagtaaccagcctcctcctcatcaaaccaaacagcagcctcctcctcctcaaaagaaacagcagcagcctcctcctcctcaaaagaaacagcctcctcctcaaaagaaacagcctcctcaaatcaaagag agatggttgccggaggatacagcaaccgaggcgaactcggtaaataagacctccaaagagattgttgctgtcacttccaccgatcaccaaccgagcctcgcttccaccgatcaacaaccgagcctcgcttccaccgagccaagcgatccagtttcagaaccgagcctggttgtattggacaagcgtgcaaagagtaaacgagcgaagaaacctgctcccactgtgagatctccttatacggcagagaaaaaaaaagataaagtggcagcctataatccatttccgccagtaaacaaagatcggttgaaggaactcgctgattggttgaaaactgatcc tcattatttaactaagaccgaggacaaaccacgtacatcaccaacaaggtggtaccacttcctccggacagccagaggatggctggaagactgc catatagatgcttggattaatgtgctaaggcagaggtatcaggagaacccacaagctttcaggagcgagcgaatgtgcttcctggatcacaacttttcccagtcttggagagagcagtatcacctcttcaaaacatcggaacctgatcacaaaggtttaggaagagttctacctggtggggcgtcgtatttttatgacggatcaataccttcattttgccaatcaaacaagaagtggggggaggacattgatgatatctatgcgccagtgaacttggacgacaagcattgggttgctatttggatatcgatccctaagaggcacatagtcgtctgggacagcataccttcatctagtgtaccagacgcatgggatgcgataatggagccttttctccagatggtcccttatctgcttgttgagtgcgcagccaccgacgaaatacgggtcaaatacgggttggagccatacacatatgagagaccgctgaaaggtgtacccacggccaacaatggtgattgtggcgtgtacactgtaaagtacattgaatgtcatgctctcggtgtctcctttgaccctaaagactttgctaggtgcaacgcaaagaaaatgagggataatatggcggtggatatatggaaggagcttgttgatcagcatctaaaagaaaatgtggatggtgataagttcgtgggcttgtatgattag